In Podospora pseudopauciseta strain CBS 411.78 chromosome 3, whole genome shotgun sequence, one genomic interval encodes:
- the RGP1 gene encoding Golgi membrane exchange factor (Ric1p-Rgp1p) subunit (EggNog:ENOG503NWFK; COG:S), translated as MSPDGPNSSSNNSSSSNIRVFVRWHEQVVFAGEEVKCTITFKNVARPPGSNNCNGSSKNHVSTPLSSLKPFSQRERLRQPSPLHPGASSSSGGRSKHSSSSSLAPPSAAAAGGRGHHRSSLSLSVPSAASRARAGSIQSPTPWTPATPNSPALSARGGVGGGNGGGVSSPSGSGTQRNGHGHKRSVSIVSIGSSVSTIGGGGDDGQSVTGSASSKRSGRGHTRASSLQILPRAGLFNGPRSATTPRLTASQSSPLFHASYPPERSLNGRRSGGSTAPGTPRVGGSKISPTSEPPNPLAEFRFPAAASPATPITPGMPPTPGPGRSEDDLLSSSGATAGFLNNLPIRQRDQVPTINEHGATLPARVLSTTSIAGTPRSSGEFYSMSNNSSETLASEYVLHQPLRTQPRPPHSRRTSNLVPTAVRPPESLMMGYAQVQGSFTLDGSLVNLAPFEAVKRKAVVGGHGGGVIGLETNTKRASGLLRSFGWGSITSSIGELLGGGELSTIKEMRGLAGSKAVPLLSTPQSILFVDLQLGPGESMAYEYTFKLPKGLPPTHRGKAMKIFYSLVIGTQRPGGANEQQVKSVDIPFRVLGSVNSHGEILGHDLMSPYIILRDQAVVKPASKESSSSSQLMVSKPKPSPPTTGPASTMASFLSYVDELLTKSHDNPTAGLLSPTAMPTSRRPSTYSMSDAGFGGLPPPTAKEAIDLAILRSNLTTSPGQQSTNRFEIARNGRRVGVVMLARPAYRLGEIVTLVIDFSNAEIPCYAVHAALETSEKILDPGLALRSEASVYRVTRKVWVSQSEAAMYGRRVVFQPTIPVSATPEFETTGIGLGWRVRLEFVVPVDLEPQLGSNNNNRQQEQQKGGLGDVEEEEEEEEEEGEGDRLRGRGEEGVGLGLSGVNTGGNGGQVVKSKGHPLLEEISRDDRGGLVMVAVENLTCESFEVAVPLRVYGAVCNGLERLERDEALEEGLVV; from the exons ATGTCGCCCGACGGCCCCAACAGCAgtagcaacaacagcagcagcagtaatATCCGAGTCTTTGTGCGCTGGCACGAGCAGGTCGTCTTCGctggcgaggaggtcaagTGCACCATCACGTTCAAAAACGTCGCCCGTCCACCAGGCAGCAACAACTgcaacggcagcagcaagaaccATGTCTCAACACCGCTGAGTAGTTTGAAGCCCTTTTCGCAGCGGGAACGGCTGCGCCAACCTTCCCCTTTACACCCCggcgcatcatcatcatcgggtGGGAGGTCGAAGCACAGTTCTAGCAGCAGTCTCGCGCCGCcgtcggctgctgctgccggggGCAGGGGCCATCACAGGTCGAGTCTCTCGCTTTCCGTCCCGTCTGCGGCTTCCCGAGCGAGGGCGGGTTCGATTCAGAGTCCGACTCCGTGGACGCCCGCGACGCCGAACTCACCTGCGCTTTCAGcgaggggtggtgttggtggtggtaatggtGGAGGCGTGTCATCGCCGTCTGGATCGGGGACGCAGAGGAATGGGCATGGGCATAAGCGGTCTGTGTCGATTGTTTCGATTGGGTCGTCGGTGAGCACgattgggggtggtggggatgatgggcaGAGTGTTACTGGCTCTGCGAGCTCTAAGCGGTCGGGGAGAGGTCATACTAGAGCTTCGAGTCTCCAGATTCTGCCGAGGGCTGGCTTGTTTAATGGGCCGCGGTCTG CAACTACGCCGAGACTAACAGCTTCGCAATCTTCGCCTTTATTTCACGCGTCATACCCACCCGAACGAAGCCTGAATGGGCGGCGCTCGGGTGGCTCAACTGCGCCTGGGACACCGAGGGTCGGAGGTTCGAAGATTTCGCCCACGTCAGAGCCGCCGAATCCGCTGGCAGAGTTTAGGTTCCCTGCGGCAGCTTCACCGGCTACGCCGATAACACCTGGGATGCCGCCAACGCCGGGCCCGGGACGCTCAGAGGATGACTTGCTTAGCTCGAGTGGAGCGACGGCTGGGTTCCTGAACAATCTGCCTATACGTCAGCGAGACCAGGTTCCGACGATTAACGAGCACGGAGCCACGCTGCCGGCAAGGGTTTTGTCGACTACGAGTATAGCGGGAACACCCAGAAGCAGTGGCGAGTTTTATTCGATGAGTAACAACTCATCCGAGACGTTGGCCTCCGAGTATGTGCTACATCAGCCGCTTAGGACGCAGCCGCGCCCGCCCCATAGCAGGAGGACGTCAAATCTGGTGCCTACTGCGGTGAGGCCGCCGGAATCTCTGATGATGGGGTATGCGCAGGTGCAAGGGTCATTTACGCTGGATGGATCGCTCGTGAATCTCGCGCCGTTTGAAGCGGTGAAGCGGAAGGCGGTAGTTGGTGGGCACGGGGGTGGTGTTATTGGGTTGGAAACGAACACTAAGCGGGCCAGCGGTCTGCTGAGGAGCTTTGGATGGGGGAGTATCACCAGCTCGATTGGAGAACTGCTAGGCGGCGGCGAGCTCAGCACGATTAAGGAAATGCGAGGGCTCGCGGGCTCCAAGGCGGTGCCCCTTTTGTCAACACCACAGTCAATCCTGTTTGTTGATTTACAGCTCGGACCCGGGGAGAGCATGGCTTATGAATACACGTTCAAGCTTCCCAAGGGATTGCCACCAACCCACCGAGGGAAAGCCATGAAAATCTTCTACAGCCTGGTGATTGGCACCCAACGGCCTGGAGGAGCGAACGAGCAACAAGTCAAATCAGTCGACATCCCATTCCGCGTCCTAGGGAGTGTGAACAGCCACGGCGAGATTCTGGGGCACGACCTCATGTCTCCGTATATCATCCTGCGAGACCAGGCGGTCGTAAAACCGGCCAGCAAGGagtcgtcatcctcttctcaGCTGATGGTCTCCAAACCaaaaccctcaccccccacaaCAGGTCCAGCATCAACCATGGCCTCGTttttgtcctacgtggacGAGCTGCTCACCAAATCCCACGACAACCCCACTGCCGGGCTGTTATCCCCAACAGCGATGCCCACCTCGCGGCGTCCATCGACGTACTCGATGTCGGACGCCGGTTTCGGCGGgctaccaccaccgacagCGAAAGAAGCCATCGACCTTGCCATCCTCCGCTCCAACCTGACCACCTCTCCGGGCCAACAGTCGACCAACCGGTTCGAGATTGCGCGCAACGGCCGCCGCGTGGGGGTGGTCATGCTTGCCCGACCGGCCTACAGGTTGGGAGAGATTGTGACGCTGGTGATTGATTTTAGTAACGCGGAGATACCCTGCTACGCGGTCCACGCCGCGCTGGAGACGTCGGAGAAGATTCTCGATCCGGGGCTCGCGCTGAGGAGCGAGGCGAGTGTTTATAGAGTGACAAGAAAGGTGTGGGTGAGCCAGAGCGAGGCGGCCATGTACGGAcggagggtggtgtttcAGCCGACGATACCGGTGAGTGCGACGCCGGAGTTTGAGACGACGGGGATTgggctggggtggagggttAGGTTGGAGTTTGTGGTGCCTGTTGATTTGGAGCCGCAGCTTGGCAGCAACAATAACAACCGGCAGCAGGAACAGCAGAAGGGGGGGTTAGGggatgtggaagaggaggaagaggaggaggaggaggaaggggaaggggataggttgagagggagaggagaggaaggggtggggttggggttgagcgGGGTGAATACTGGTGGGAATGGAGGGCAGGTGGTGAAGAGTAAGGGGCATCCGTTGCTCGAGGAGATTAGCAGGGATGATagagggggtttggtgatggtggcggtggagaaTTTGACGTGTGAGAGCTTTGAGGTGGCGGTGCCGTTGAGGGTATATGGGGCTGTTTGTaatgggttggagaggttggagagggatgaggcgttggaggaggggttggttgtttag
- a CDS encoding hypothetical protein (COG:S; EggNog:ENOG503NTW3): MGPNIVDRALEAAEHDAATPISPTATHHELPHRTSAEIERVISASSVSSASSSHSARPRRPSTVGTGIVGVGMSRVSTSRDLPPTELGRIQTARSQHSATVGRSLRSRRSRASLVKPLPPFGAGKPYPPLLPNQEDFVVEFDGPDDPLHAQNWPMAKKLLTATMLGYTTMIASFGSSIFSAATRAVANDFGVSPDVSLLGVSLYVLGFATGPTFWAPLSELKGRRLPLVASMFGFTIFNLACGTAKDLQTVLITRFFAGFFGACPLAVVAAVFSDMFDNRTRGMAITVFSMTVFTGPMLAPFIGGFMVEDESIGWRWTAYLIAIMGAVAFIIDLIFLEETYPPVILVSKAAELRRRTLNWGIHAKQEEIEIDVKELITKNFSRPMRLLFCEPIVTLLSVYMAFIYGLLYLFLTAYPFVFMGVHGMSAGVAGLTFFGMIIGQIIAGVTVLMQQPWYARKLAANNGVPVPEWRLPSVIAGGVAFAIGLFWFGWTGFTKDIHWIWPTLSGLMTGFGIASIFLQALNYLVDSYLMFAASAIAGNTFLRSLAGAAFPLFARYMFEGMGTQWASTLLGCIGVALVPIPVIFYMFGDRIRAKSAYAPTFGAGPEVAESETGDDSELGHGEKEAPGSVPRTDMDAAQRAV; this comes from the exons ATGGGACCCAACATCGTCGACCGCGCCCTCGAGGCGGCAGAACACGACGCCGCCACCCCAATCTCACCAACCGCAACCCACCATGAGCTCCCCCACCGAACAAGCGCCGAGATTGAGCGCGTCATCTCCGCCAGCTCGGtatcctccgcctcctcctctcactcGGCCCGGCCCCGCAGACCCTCCACCGTCGGCACCGGCATAGTCGGCGTGGGCATGTCCCGAGTCTCCACCTCCCGAgacctccccccaaccgaGCTCGGCCGCATCCAGACCGCCCGCAGCCAGCACAGCGCAACCGTCGGCCGTTCCCTCCGCTCCAGACGAAGCCGTGCCTCCCTCGTCAagccccttccccctttcgGCGCCGGAAAGCCATACCCACCCCTCCTACCCAATCAAGAGGACTTCGTCGTCGAGTTCGACGGCCCTGATGACCCCCTCCACGCTCAAAACTGGCCCATGGCTAAGAA ACTTCTCACAGCAACAATGCTAGGCTACACAACAATGATCGCCTCCTTCggctcctccatcttctccgccgccacccgCGCCGTCGCAAACGACTTTGGCGTATCCCCTGacgtctccctcctcggtGTATCCCTCTACGTCCTCGGCTTCGCCACCGGCCCAACCTTCTGGGCTCCCCTATCCGAGCTCAAAGGCCGTCGCTTACCCCTGGTAGCCTCCATGTTCGGCttcaccatcttcaacctcgccTGCGGAACCGCCAAAGACCTCCAGACCGTCCTCATCACGAGGTTCTTTGCCGGTTTTTTCGGTGCTTGCCCCCTTGCTGTCGTTGCAGCTGTCTTCTCAGACATGTTTGACAACCGCACGCGTGGCATGGCCATCACCGTGTTCAGCATGACTGTCTTTACCGGTCCCATGCTGGCGCCGTTTATCGGCGGGTTcatggttgaggatgagagcATCGGGTGGAGGTGGACGGCCTATCTCATTGCGATCATGGGTGCTGTCGCTTTTATTATCGATCTGATCTTCCTCGAGGAGACCTATCCCCCCGTTATTCTGGTCAGCAAAGCCGCcgagctgaggaggaggaccctCAACTGGGGCATCCACGCCAAGCAGGAAGAGATTGAAATCGACGTCAAGGAGTTGATCACAAAAAACTTTTCCCGGCCGATGAGGCTTCTCTTCTGCGAGCCGATCGTCACGCTGTTGTCGGTATACATGGCGTTTATTTACGGGCTGCTCTATCTCTTTTTGACGGCGTATCCGTTTGTTTTCATGGGGGTCCACGGCATGTCTGCCGGTGTGGCTGGGCTCACGTTTTTCGGCATGATTATCGGGCAGATCATCGCCGGTGTTACCGTGTTGATGCAGCAGCCTTGGTATGCGAGGAAGCTGGCTGCCAACAATGGGGTGCCGGTTCCTGAGTGGAGGTTGCCCTCTGTCATTGCTGGAGGTGTGGCTTTTGCGATTGGGTTGTTTTGGTTCGGGTGGACGGGTTTTACCAAGGATATTCACTGGATTTGGCCGACACTTTCTGGTTTGATGACGGGATTCGGGATAGCCAGCATCTTCTTACAGGCGCTGAACTACCTCGTCGATTCGTATCTGATGTTTGCCGCTTCGGCGATCGCGGGCAACACCTTCTTGCGGTCGTTGGCCGGAGCGGCCTTCCCGCTGTTTGCGAGATACATGTTTGAAGGGATGGGCACCCAGTGGGCCAGCACGCTTCTTGGTTGCATCGGTGTGGCGCTTGTGCCTATTCCGGTCATCTTTTACATGTTTGGTGATCGGATCAGGGCGAAGAGCGCTTATGCCCCGACCTTTGGTGCTGGGCCGGAAGTGGCGGAGAGCGAGACGGGGGATGATTCTGAGCTCGGGCACGGAGAGAAGGAGGCGCCTGGCAGCGTGCCCAGGACGGACATGGATGCTGCCCAGAGGGCAGTCTAA
- a CDS encoding hypothetical protein (EggNog:ENOG503NU7Y; COG:P), translating to MSSAQEPLISASERVDAGGDHDEQQGDEAGGLESGKAIPAAPSWFIWLLTLSAGISGLLFGYDTGVISSTLVSLGESLSNRPLNSLDKSLITASTSLFALLISPFSSVLADSLGRKRVILVADVLFVLGAGVQAACSTVWVMVVGRSIVGMAVGAASFVVPLYIAELAPAEHRGRLVTMNVIFITLGQVVAYIVGYGFGEYGHPETAWRWMVGLGGLPAVVQLFMMTVMPETPRWLVMVGRGLEARGVVEKVAGGKVAAREVDATVKSIEIEVREEQDARRLRRRRGDSKAGWAEGFDELFNIRRNKRALAIACLLQGLQQLCGFNSLMYFSATIFEMLGFPIPTLTSLVVAVTNFAFTLVALLIIDRIGRRRILLWSIPWMVFGLLLAAFGFFLSGVTDSDAPGSPVVILSSIMIYVAGYAIGLGNVPWMQSELFALNVRSLGSGIATATNWGANFVIGLTFLMLMDLLGPPLTFTLYALICIGGYVLIWRFYPETAGLSLEDAASLLEDDNWGVR from the exons ATGAGCAGCGCGCAGGAACCTCTTATTTCGGCCTCGGAGCGGGTAGATGCTGGTGGGGATCATGATGAACAACAAGGCGATGAAGCCGGCGGTCTCGAATCCGGGAAAGCGATCCCCGCAGCGCCGAGTTGGTTTATCTGGCTGTTGACCTTGTCGGCGGGGATATCAGGGTTGCTGTTTGGTT ACGACACAGGCGTCATATCATCTACTCTCGTCTCCCTCGGCGAGTCCCTCTCCAACCGACCGCTTAACTCCCTCGACAAGTCACTCATCACCgcttccacctccctcttcgcgCTTTTGATCTCGCCGTTCTCGTCGGTTCTTGCCGATAGTCTCGGAAGGAAAAGAGTAATACTCGTGGCAGATGTGCTGTTTGTTCTGGGAGCAGGGGTGCAAGCAGCATGCTCAACAGtctgggtgatggtggttgggaggagTATCGTTGGTATGGCGGTGGGAGCAGCAAGCTTCGTCGTGCCGCTATACATTGCTGAGCTGGCCCCGGCGGAACACagagggaggttggtgacCATGAACGTCATCTTCATTACATTGGGCCAGGTCGTTGCGTACATTGTTGGATATGGATTTGGGGAATATGGGCACCCAGAGACCGCGTGGAGATGGATGGTTGGCTTGGGAGGATTGCCAGCAGTGGTGCAGCTTTTCATGATGACGGTTATGCCCGAAACACCGAGATGGTTGGtcatggtggggaggggattgGAAGCTAGGGGTGTCGTTGAGAAAGTTGCTGGCGGAAAGGTTGCTGCCCGCGAGGTCGATGCTACGGTCAAAAGCATTGAGATCGAAGTTAGGGAAGAACAAGATGCAAGACGGCtgcgaagaaggagaggtgaTAGCAAGGCCGGCTGGGCCGAAGGTTTCGACGAGCTGTTCAACATCAGGAGAAATAAGAGGGCGTTGGCGATCGCTTGCTTATTGCAGGGCTTACAGCAATTGTGTGGTTTT AACTCGCTCATGTACTTCTCGGCGACCATCTTCGAGATGCTCGGCTTCCCGATCCCGACTCTTACCTCCCTTGTCGTGGCAGTCACCAACTTCGCGTTTACCTTGGTGGCTCTTCTCATCATCGACCGCATTGGAAGAAGACGCATCCTTCTCTGGTCTATTCCATGGATGGTGTTTGGGCTACTCCTTGCTGCCTTTGGCTTCTTTCTGAGCGGAGTCACAGATAGCGATGCGCCCGGATCTCCAGTCGTCATCCTGAGCAGCATCATGATCTATGTGGCAGGCTATGCGATTGGCCTCGGAAACGTCCCATGGATGCAGAGCGAGTTGTTTGCCCTCAACGTGCGGTCGCTGGGAAGCGGCATAGCAACGGCCACAAACTGGGGCGCCAACTTTGTCATTGGCCTGACCttcttgatgttgatggACTTGTTGGGCCCGCCGCTGACGTTTACCCTATACGCCTTGATCTGCATTGGAGGGTACGTGTTGATCTGGAGATTCTACCCAGAGACAGCCGGCTTGTCTCTCGAAGACGCTGCCTCGCTGTTGGAGGATGACAATTGGGGTGTGAGGTGA
- a CDS encoding hypothetical protein (COG:G; EggNog:ENOG503Q4PK), translated as MTTTPNRRHSTMWWDDDTIERTVTRMFVCSHLIPEEIERLDRTLGFGDGLTDGTYWEWIEQKAKRIFLILVELKVPDQIFGVIDDSWDDEDLPIARDQVERLALTPTRDSRLEQEFYEKQFYYLLRPLRKGEHVIYQDSEVVPLEVVEKKHAPGQTPFFDKVMLPGYPGTVFCRVKMPIGGGYSSPEDFLFDVNGIRNVQNDHLASYWASYVQQGYGYALFTNAADYTLKGLLTTTPACFKNMEKKARRRQVMEWIHCLIDTVCFLHNRGLSHGNIKPSTVLFASENHIFLSDLLGYTGLDRNSFDKESYDYAAPEQWFKPSSPSSTSFHRRGTVTSTTASPESPNYITSRSTPDSSQHPMAMMHAPTPHLSPQAADIFSLGCIILDLLSFLVKKHGRPFATHRAAKHKTPSRGGAVPDSSFHRNLSQVESWMTLLVKEAQKKEKDDDIFKGIAPMLHIVEHMLSSHPTDRPDAQDLQTRMYKILTDHCGILEPHCVHQYDNGWDFGMASLKLDTTGNRRASGGSGRHHPRNSIGSRGSGRSSGSVQDLQGQETFLVPRLSRSRSSRGPPSVASSRAPLFAAPREGWKGPMTFWQTDSRMMATR; from the exons ATGACAACGACTCCAAACCGACGTCACAGCACCATGTGGTGGGACGACGACACCATTGAACGCACAGTCACACGCATGTTTGTGTGTAGCCATCTTATTCCTGAGGAAATCGAGCGACTCGACCGCACCCTGGGCTTTGGCGATGGCTTGACCGATGGGACTTATTGGGAGTGGATCGAGCAAAAGGCCAAGAGGATTTTCCTCATTCTTGTTGAGCTCAAAGTCCCTGACCAGATCTTCGGCGTGATTGACGACTCGTGGGACGACGAGGACCTGCCTATTGCTCGGGACCAAGTTGAGCGACTCGCCCTGACCCCTACCAGAGACAGCAGGCTGGAACAGGAATTCTACGAAAAGCAGTTTTACTATCTACTTCGACCTCTGCGCAAGGGTGAGCATGTCATCTACCAAGATAGCGAGGTGGTTCCGCTGGAGGTGGTCGAAAAGAAGCACGCCCCCGGCCAGACCCCTTTCTTCGACAAGGTCATGCTTCCAGGCTACCCAGGAACCGTGTTCTGTCGTGTGAAGATGCCGATTGGCGGCGGCTACTCGAGCCCGGAAGACTTTCTGTTCGACGTGAACGGCATTCGCAACGTCCAGAACGACCATCTCGCTTCTTACTGGGCGTCCTATGTTCAACAAGGCTATGGCTATGCCCTCTTCACCAATGCGGCCGACTACACTCTCAAGGgcctcctcaccacaacGCCAGCATGCTTCAAGAACATGGAGAAAAAGGCACGACGGCGACAGGTTATGGAATGGATCCACTGTCTCATTGACACGGTGTGTTTCCTTCACAACAGAGGCCTATCTCACGGCAACATCAAGCCTTCCACAGTCTTGTTTGCCAGCGAGAACCATATCTTCCTTTCAGACTTGCTTGGTTACACTGGACTGGACAGAAACTCGTTCGATAAAGAGTCATATGACTACGCGGCGCCGGAGCAGTGGTTTAAACCGAGCTCACCATCGTCAACTTCGTTTCACCGCCGAGGAACCGTGACATCCACGACAGCTTCACCTGAAAGCCCCAACTATATCACCAGCCGTTCCACCCCCGATTCCAGCCAGCACCCGATGGCCATGATGCATGCACCCACGCCTCACCTGAGTCCCCAAGCGGCAGACATCTTTTCCCTCGGTTGCATAATTCTGGACCTCCTCAGCTTCCTGGTAAAGAAGCACGGAAGACCGTTCGCAACACATCGGGCCGCAAAGCACAAGACCCCTAGCAGGGGCGGTGCTGTCCCTGACTCGTCGTTTCATCGGAACCTATCTCAGGTCGAGAGCTGGATGACCCTACTGGTCAAGGAAGCCcagaaaaaggagaaggacgaCGACATATTCAAAGGCATCGCCCCTATGCTTCATATTGTTGAGCACATGCTTTCCTCTCATCCTACCGACCGCCCTGACGCCCAAGACTTACAGACGAGAATGTACAAGATTTTAACGGATCATTGCGGGATTTTGGAGCCGCACTGTGTACATCAGTATGACAACGGCTGGGACTTTGGCATGGCAAGCCTGAAGCTTGACACCACTGGTAATAGACGAGCCAGTGGTGGCTCAGGACGTCACCACCCACGGAACAGCATTGGAAGCAGGGGAAGCGGACGAAGCTCAGGTTCTGTTCAGGACCTGCAGGGCCAGGAAACCTTTCTAGTCCCTCGGCTCTCCAGGTCAAGGAGCTCTAGAGGACCTCCTTCCGTTGCATCGAGCCGGGCTCCCCTTTTCGCTG caccaagaGAGGGTTGGAAAGGCCCAATGACGTTTTGGCAAACGGATTCGCGAATGATGGCCACTAGGTAG
- a CDS encoding hypothetical protein (COG:O; MEROPS:MER0182135; EggNog:ENOG503NTZ6): MLLTKAFAAALTAAGLLFQNAIAHSVQRRSLSYVTRIEDINIQTPSHRVHAHTSFDVTFHLHSKHQIVRLSLDPNTDLFSDDAAIQHVGADGTITKVEPLDRRAIRVFKGESWVKEDGSTEWKHVGWARISLIRDGKNPIFTGVFTISGNHHHVKTASSYRALAIEGDPEVDEEDDDYMVVWRDTDLSPEPGHVDLKRDLGSMETCASDDLLSNQGSNSLVYRAFNEPLTEGASISPRALFGRQDQIGGNGAGVNLAGSIGSTQGCPTTKRVALIGIATDCGYTSKFRNKEEVRANIIDIVNSASELYERTFNISLGIQNLTISDAQCPGTPPQTAPWNTPCSDSITITQRLSQFSEWRGRWEGDGNAYWTLLTSCGTDNAVGLAWLGAVCQRGATQQGNETTAAANVVVRTSTEWLVFAHETGHTFGAVHDCGQGSCSRGEDKQSQCCPLSSQSCDAQANFIMNPSTGSGITQFSPCSVGNICSFLGRSSQRASCLVSNRNLITITGQQCGNGIVEAGEDCDCGGEQSCAGNPCCDPRTCKFTTGSQCDFSNDECCTGQCRFAAQGSVCRASTGPCDPEERCSGTAAACPADESRPDGDSCGEPGAGLQCASGRCTSRDLQCKTMMGRLTTNNDTYSCSSSGCTLSCQSPEFGPNTCFSMRQYFLDGTPCEGGGKCFNGNCQGTQLGKQVLDWINDNKPIFIPVVIVVGLLFLMAVCSCLFSCCRKSSRSHRKIPKPVPPPYPYGNGMPAMRGPAPGQQGYHQPQQQGWEPMRSTPYRYA; this comes from the exons ATGCTTCTTACCAAGGCCTTCGCGGCCGCCCTCACAGCTGCAGGTCTACTGTTCCAAAATGCGATAG CGCACTCTGTACAACGAAGATCGCTGTCCTATGTAACGCGCATTGAGgacatcaacatccaaaCACCATCGCATCGGGTGCACGCCCATACCTCATTCGACGTCACATTCCACCTTCACAGCAAGCATCAAATTGTCCGTCTCTCATTGGACCCAAACACAGATCTCTTCAGTGATGACGCAGCGATCCAACATGTCGGTGCCGATGGTACAATCACCAAGGTCGAACCGCTCGACAGGCGAGCGATCCGTGTGTTCAAGGGAGAGAGTTGGGTCAAGGAAGACGGCTCGACCGAGTGGAAGCATGTGGGCTGGGCTCGAATCAGCTTGATCCGCGATGGGAAAAATCCCATCTTCACGGGCGTATTCACCATTTCAGGAAACCACCATCACGTCAAGACTGCCAGTTCGTATCGTGCGCTCGCGATCGAGGGCGACCCCGAagtcgacgaggaggatgacgactACATGGTTGTTTGGCGCGACACTGATCTCAGCCCTGAGCCTGGCCATGTCGATCTCAAGCGTGATCTGGGCAGCATGGAAACCTGCGCCTCTGATGACCTTCTTTCCAACCAGGGTTCCAACAGCCTTGTGTATCGGGCCTTTAACGAGCCTCTGACAGAAGGCGCATCTATCAGCCCTCGGGCTCTGTTTGGGCGGCAGGATCAGATCGGTGGAAACGGTGCTGGTGTCAACTTGGCCGGGTCGATTGGTTCGACGCAGGGATGTCCGACCACAAAAAGGGTTGCCTTGATCGGTATCGCCACCGACTGCGGTTACACTTCCAAGTTTAGGAACAAGGAGGAAGTGCGAGCCAACATCATCGATATCGTGAACTCGGCCTCGGAGTTGTACGAGAGAACATTCAACATCTCGCTGGGTATTCAGAACTTGACCATCAGCGATGCTCAGTGCCCAGGcacacccccccaaaccgCGCCCTGGAACACGCCCTGCAGTGACAGCATTACTATTACTCAACGTCTGAGCCAGTTCTCAGAGTGGCGCGGCCGATGGGAAGGGGACGGCAATGCTTACTGGACGCTGTTGACGAGCTGCGGGACTGATAATGCCGTTGGCCTGGCTTGGTTGGGGGCTGTCTGCCAGCGTGGAGCCACGCAACAGGGGAACGAGACCACGGCTGCTGCCAATGTCGTTGTACGGACATCCACCGAATGGCTTGTCTTTGCCCACGAGACTGGACACACCTTTGGAGCTGTTCATGACTGCGGACAGGGTTCATGTTCCCGCGGCGAAGACAAGCAGTCACAGTGCTGCCCACTGTCGAGCCAGTCTTGCGATGCACAGGCCAACTTTATCATGAACCCTTCGACAGGCAGCGGCATCACGCAGTTTTCACCCTGCAGTGTAGGCAACATCTGCAGCTTCCTCGGGCGTAGCTCCCAGCGAGCCAGCTGTCTCGTCAGCAACAGgaacctcatcaccatcactgGCCAGCAGTGTGGAAACGGCATTGTTGAAGCTGGCGAGGACTGCGACTGCGGCGGGGAGCAGTCCTGCGCGGGCAACCCATGCTGCGACCCCAGGACTTGCAAGTTCACCACGGGCAGCCAGTGTGATTTCTCCAATGATGAATGCTGTACTGGCCAATGTCGTTTCGCGGCCCAAGGGAGCGTCTGCCGTGCTAGCACCGGTCCTTGCGATCCTGAGGAGAGGTGTTCAGGGACAGCAGCTGCTTGCCCAGCTGATGAGAGCCGTCCAGACGGAGATAGCTGCGGTGAACCTGGCGCTGGCCTGCAGTGTGCTTCTGGCCGCTGCACATCCCGCGACCTTCAGTGCAAGACGATGATGGGCCGTTTGACCACAAACAACGATACCTACTCATGCTCGAGCAGCGGCTGCACCTTGTCTTGCCAGTCCCCCGAGTTTGGGCCCAACACTTGCTTTTCCATGCGACAGTATTTCCTCGACGGCACCCCCTGCGAAGGTGGTGGCAAGTGCTTCAACGGTAACTGCCAGGGTACACAACTCGGCAAGCAGGTTCTCGACTGGATCAACGACAACAAGCCAATCTTCATCCCGGTGGTTATCGTTGTCGGTCTTCTCTTCCTCATGGCCGTCTGCAGTTGCCTGTTCAGCTGCTGCCGGAAGTCGAGCAGAAGCCACCGCAAGATTCCCAAGCCGGTACCGCCACCATACCCCTACGGCAACGGAATGCCCGCCATGCGTGGACCAGCACCGGGGCAGCAAGGGTATcaccaaccacagcagcaagGGTGGGAGCCAATGCGCTCGACGCCGTATCGTTATGCCTAA